A genomic segment from Chrysemys picta bellii isolate R12L10 chromosome 11, ASM1138683v2, whole genome shotgun sequence encodes:
- the LOC135974186 gene encoding UDP-glucuronosyltransferase 1-6-like yields the protein MAPLFPTFYSFAAGIFLFLLSLGFVEGARLLVIPQDGSHWLSMRAVVEKLGEKGHEIVVVAPEVNLLLKETEHYTRKIYAVPYTQEDLDQSFSKFANGLFREVSFPYTILAEYRNNMYVINMFFHNCDSLLQNREIIRYLEESKFDALFTDPALPCGVILAEYLSIPSIYFFRGFPCSLEHAICKSPNPVSYVPRCYTSHTDHMTFSQRVVNLLVSSLETSLFKDLYTKYQDIASKFLQRDVHLPTLYRNGSIWLLRYDFVFEYPKPVMPNMVFIGGVNCEEGKNLSQ from the exons ATGGCTCCATTGTTTCCCACTTTTTACTCGTTTGCTGcagggatttttcttttcttactcTCCCTGGGGTTTGTGGAAGGTGCGCGGCTGTTGGTGATCCCTCAGGATGGAAGTCACTGGCTCAGCATGCGTGCAGTAGTGGAGAAACTTGGTGAGAAAGGGCATGAAATAGTAGTGGTTGCTCCCGAAGTCAATTTACTCTTGAAAGAAACAGAGCATTACACAAGGAAAATATACGCTGTGCCTTACACCCAAGAAGATCTTGATCAGAGTTTTAGTAAATTCGCTAACGGTCTCTTTCGTGAGGTCTCTTTTCCCTATACTATTCTTGCGGAATACCGGAACAACATGTACGTCATTAACATGTTTTTTCACAACTGTGACAGCCTGCTGCAGAACAGAGAAATCATACGATACTTGGAAGAGAGTAAATTTGATGCACTCTTCACAGACCCAGCGTTGCCGTGTGGGGTGATCCTGGCAGAATATCTGTCCATCCCTTCCATATACTTCTTTCGTGGATTTCCATGCAGTTTAGAGCATGCAATCTGTAAATCTCCAAACCCTGTTTCCTATGTCCCAAGATGCTATACTAGTCACACAGACCACATGACTTTTTCCCAGCGAGTGGTAAACCTATTGGTTAGCTCTTTAGAGACATCACTGTTTAAGGATTTGTATACCAAATACCAAGACATTGCATCAAAGTTTCTCCAGAGAGATGTGCACTTACCAACACTTTACAGAAATGGCTCCATTTGGCTACTGAGATACGACTTTGTATTTGAGTATCCCAAACCAGTGATGCCCAACATGGTCTTCATTGGAGGTGTAAACTGTGAGGAGGGGAAGAACCTATCTCAG taa